The DNA region CGCCTACGAAGCGTTGCCGGAAGCGCGCGAAAGCTCGATACCGCTCGGGCGCAACATGGACGGCTGCCGGATCGGGTTTGACCTGGGCGGCAGCGACCGAAAATGCGCGGCCCTTATTGACGGGAAGGTGGTTTTCTCCGAGGAAGTAGCATGGAACCCGTATTTTGAGAGTAATCCCAAATATCACCTAGATGGGATCAACGACAGTTTGCGCCGGGCTGCCGCCGCGCTCCCTTGCGTGGATGCCATTGGCGGAAGCGCGGCCGGCGTCTATGTGAACAACGAGGTGCGCGTGGCCTCGCTTTTCCGCGGAGTCTCAAAAGCGGATTTCGAGCAGCGCGTAAGGGGGATCTTTTTCGAGTTGAAAAAGAACTGGGGCGACATTCCTTTTGAAGTCGTCAACGACGGCGAAGTCACGGCCCTGGCGGGATCGCTTTCGATGAGGGACAACGAGGTGCTGGGCATTTCGATGGGAACCAGCCAGGCCAGCGGTTATGTGGACCCGCACGGCCATATCCTCCCGTGGTTGAACGAACTGGCATTCGCGCCGATCGACTACCGCGAGGACGCTCCCGCCGACGAGTGGTCGGGCGACATCGGCTGCGGCGTGCAATATTTTTCCCAACAGGCCGTGGCGCGATTGGTCCCCAAAGCCGGGATTGCCGTGAAAACTGGTACGCCGCTTGCCGAAGTGCTGGTCGAAGTCCAGAAGCTAATGGCGAAGGGCGACGAGCGGGCGCATGCGGTTTATGAAACCATCGGCGTTTATCTGGGTTACACGATTGCCCATTACGCGGAGTTTTACAAGATCCGCAACGTGCTGATCCTTGGCCGTGTTACCTCAGGGCAAGGCGGCGAAGTCATCATCGAAAAAGCCGACGCTGTTTTGCGCGACGAGTTTCCAGAACTGGCGTCTTGCATCCGGCTGAGAACCCCCAACGAGCAGGACAAGCGGCACGGTCAGGCCATTGCGGCGGCCAGCTTGCCGAAAATTGAAAAGCCCATTCTATGAAACTAAATAATCCGGGAGCCCGCGTTTTCATTCCAGACGCCACGCCCGAGGAAGAAGCGCTCCGGCGCATTACCCACCTCGGAATCGGCGCGCACCAGGACGATTTGGAATTCATGGCCCTTCACGGGATTCTTGCGTGTTTCCATAGTCCCTCCGAGTGGTTCGGAGGGATCACCTGCACCAACGGTTCCGGAAGCTCGCGCACGGGCTCGTACGCCGATTTTACCGACGAGCAAATGCAGGCGGTGCGGCGCAAGGAACAGGAAGCTTCCGCCGTGATCGGCCATTATGGCGTAATGGTCCAGCTTGATTATCCAAGCTGCGCTGTCAAAAGCCCCGGCGATCCCTCCCTCAAAGAGGATCTGAAACGGTTTTTGCAAGCCGCCCGGCCGCGCGTTGTCTACATGCACAACCTCGCCGACAAACACGACACGCATCTCGGCGTCGCCATCGCGGCGCTGGAAGCCATCCGGGAATTGCCCGCCGAACAGCGCCCGGAAACCGTCTACGGCTGCGAGATATGGCGTTCCCTGGATTGGATGCCGGACGAAGACAAGATAGTCCACGACGTCAGCGCCCACGAAAACCTCGCCGCCGCACTCAACGGCGTCTTCGATTCGCAGATTGCCGGAGGCAAGCGCTACGACCTCGCCACGCTCGGTCGGCGGCGCGCCAACGCCACCTTCTTCGATTCCCACGCGACCGACCAGTCGCAGATGGTTTCATTCGCCATGGATCTCACATCGCTCGTGACCGATCCGTCGCGCGATATCATCGAATTCGTTACCGCCCACATCCGAAATTTCGAGGCCCAGGTCCGGGCTGCGCTCTCCAAGCGGCTGGGCATTAGCTAACCACCAACTCGTTTGTTTCCCACCATGGAAGTCATCATCCAACCCGACGCCCAGAGCGGAGCCCAACTCGGCGCGCGGATCATTGAACAACTCATCCGAACAAAGCCCGACGCCGTCCTCGGCTTGGCCACCGGCGGCACTCCTGTTCCGCTCTACTGCGAACTCATCCGGATATACCGCGCGGAAGGGCTCGATTTTAGCGGCGTCACCACGTTCAACCTCGACGAATACATCGGCCTCCCTCCCGAACACCCAGCGTCATACCACCAGTTCATGCACATGTATCTCTTCGATCATGTGAATCTTAAAAAGACGCGCATCCATCTGCCGGACGGAATGACAAAAGACATCCCTGCGTTTTGCCGGGAATACGAAACCGCCATTTCCAAGGCCGGCGGCATCGATCTTCAACTGCTCGGAATCGGCCACGACGGTCACATCGGCTTCAACGAACCAAGTTCGTCCCTAGGATCGCGTACCCGCATCAAGACGCTCACGGAAAAAACCGTAGCCGCAAACCGCCGCTTCTTCGCATCGACCAAAGAAGTACCCCAACATGTGATCACCATGGGCGTGGGCACCATCATGGAAGCGCGCACCTGCCTGCTTCTGGCTTTTGGCGAGGGGAAGGCGGAAGCCGTCGCGGCAGCAGTCGAAGGTCCCGTCACCGCCATGTGCCCCGCGTCCGCGCTGCAATTTCACCCCCAAACCATCCTTATCGCCGACGAACCCGCCGCCGGATTACTCAAACGTGCCGATTATTACCGGCGTGTCTACGCCCACAAACCGGCATTCCAGCAATTCGGCAAAATATAAGATGATGTATTCTCCCTTCAAATGCCCCAAACTTCCTTCAATTCCATTGAACTGGCCTGATGTTGACGCAGCGTTTGACGGGGTGCCTGGGCTGGATTTTCGACAGGCATGGCGTGAAACACCCGAGGCCCGGTTTAGGCCAGCAGTGGCTCGTTTGGCATATCATGACCGAGGACTTTGCGTTTTGGCCGAATTGGAGGATATCGATGTATTCAATCCCGTTTCTGGCTTCAATCAGCCCGCTTTCCTAGAGGGTGATGTCGTCGAAGTTTTCGTTCACTCGAATGTGGATCGTTACTATGAAATCCATGCTGCGCCCAATGGCGCCCTTCTCCAACTTAAGCTTCCGGTTGGCTGGCAGAAAATGACACCTTCGCCGTTTAAAGGAAACCCATGGGATGACGCAATCGCCTCTCCCGTAACTCGCGTGATGACCCGGTTGACCTCCAATGGCTGGTCGGCTTTCCTTGACATCCCTTTTGAACTCCTTAATGCACACCCCAAGTCTGGTTCACTCTGGTCCTTCGCCATTTGCCGGTATGATTATACAAAGGGGTGGCCCGATCCGGTGCTATCTTCCTCCGCCGCTTTATCCAAAATCGATTTCCATCAGATAACGAACTGGGATCAACTCGTCTTTGTCTAGCCTCGATAAATTATAGAAGACCGGGCTGGAGAATCTTGTTCATAAATTTTCAAGAAGCGCTTGACACTTTTTTCCTAATGTTATAAATAACACTCCTTCCCTGCCTCTGTTCCCCTATACACGATGCTCCCCATATATCCGCAACTTGATTGCCACGCTGGCCCTCTGCAATTTCTTCCGCCCATTTCTAGGCCAAAAGCCTGGGCGGTAGTGTTTGCTTCTCTCCGGTTTCGCCGTGAGAATTTGAGGGCAGCGGCCAGGGTTTATGATGATCTTGACGCGGGGTAATGTGAATCTCGCCGAATAAAAATATCCGATAACTGCTTACTAGAGCGAAACTACACCCCAGAAAGAGCTTGGTATAATTATGAAAGAATTAATGAAAATAGGGATCTTTATAAAGACGCCCTGCCTTCGGTATTTCCATTTTGCGCACATGGTTTTCGCCGTGCTATTCTGCATTCCGTTTCTTGCTTTCGCGGCGGCTCCCGGCGGCGATGGAACGCGCGTGACCGTGGCGTCGGATGGACAGACGGCCTTCAAAATTGTTGTCTCCCCCACCGCGACCGACGAGGTCAAAAAGCACGCCGCCGATCTTGGGGACATGCTCGGAAAGATTACTGGCGCGAAATTCGTGACAGATGTGGGAGACGGCCGGGAGGGGATTGCGGTCGGTAAGGCTGCGGATTTTCCGAAGGCGCCTGTTGACGGACGGTTTAACCCGCTTGATCCGCTGCGCCGTGACGAATATATCATCAAGACGCATGCGAAAGGAGTCTGGCTCGTTGGAATCAGCGATATCGCGGTTGGACATGCTGTCTGGGATTTTTTATACCGGTTGGGCTACCGGCAGTATTTTGCAGGATCCAATTGGGAGATCATTCCCGCCAAGCGGAATCTTGATGCGGCCATGGATGTCTTTTCAACTCCGAGTTATGTGGTGCGCGATATCCACTACCAATTCGGGACATTTCCGGAAAATTACGAACTCTACAAAAAATGGTGCGTGCGCAACCGCATAAAATCGGGTTTCGTTCTCCGAAACGCCCACATGTACAATGTCATTGTTGCGCAAAACAAGTTGGCGTTTGCAGTTCATCCGGAATATTACGCGCTCTGGAAAGGCGTGCGCAACTCACCCAAATTATGCATATCCAACCCTGAATTGCGCAAGTTTGTGGTCGACTTCGTCTTGCGCTACTTTAAAGAGCGTCCTAATGAAGAGAGTTGTTCCCTCGAACCCACCGATGGTGACGGTTGGTGCGAATGCGAGGAATGCGCCAAGCTGGGCGCTATTTCCAACCGGACAACCCTGCTGGCAAACGAGTGCGCCGCTGCGGTTCGAGCTGAATATGGCACAAGCAAATACATAGGCATGCTCTCCTATTTTAGGCATTCCGTCCCGCCGACATTCAGCGTCGATCCCCAGGTCATCGTGAGTGCCTGCACTAGAATGTCGGCTAACATCCCTGTAGATGAGAGGATTTCGGGTTGGCAAAAACAGGGCGCCAAGGTGGGGATTTATGATTATTACAGCGTGACTGACTGGCATCGCGATCTGCCGAGTATTCCGGGGGGGAGTTGCCTCGATTCCATAGCGGAAAACTTACCGCGCTATTATCGTGAAGGGGCGCGATTCTTTCAAGCCGAGTCGGGGGATAACTGGGCGCCATGCGGTCTCGGCTATTATCTGGCCAGCCGCTATCTTTGGGATGTATCCGAGGCGGGCCATGCAAAGGAATTGAGGTATGAATTCCTCAATCTTTGTTTTAAGGCGGCATCTAAGCCATTGGGTGAATTCTATCGCCTGCTCGACGGCGGGGACGGCACCACAAAACGCTATCTCCAGCTGGATGACTTTGTTGGGCGGATGTATCAGTTATTGGACGAAGGGAGGAAATTGGAAGCCGATCCGGGAGTCCAGGCGCGGATTGATGATCTTATTCAGTATACTCATTATGTGGAGTTGTTCCAAGCATATGCCGCCCTGCAAAGGACCAAGGCGCCTCGTCAAAAGGAGTTCGAGGAACTGATCAAGTATATTTACCGCATCCGCGGGACATGTATGGTGCACGGCTGGGCGCTGAC from Candidatus Methylacidiphilales bacterium includes:
- a CDS encoding PIG-L family deacetylase, whose translation is MKLNNPGARVFIPDATPEEEALRRITHLGIGAHQDDLEFMALHGILACFHSPSEWFGGITCTNGSGSSRTGSYADFTDEQMQAVRRKEQEASAVIGHYGVMVQLDYPSCAVKSPGDPSLKEDLKRFLQAARPRVVYMHNLADKHDTHLGVAIAALEAIRELPAEQRPETVYGCEIWRSLDWMPDEDKIVHDVSAHENLAAALNGVFDSQIAGGKRYDLATLGRRRANATFFDSHATDQSQMVSFAMDLTSLVTDPSRDIIEFVTAHIRNFEAQVRAALSKRLGIS
- the nagB gene encoding glucosamine-6-phosphate deaminase, with amino-acid sequence MEVIIQPDAQSGAQLGARIIEQLIRTKPDAVLGLATGGTPVPLYCELIRIYRAEGLDFSGVTTFNLDEYIGLPPEHPASYHQFMHMYLFDHVNLKKTRIHLPDGMTKDIPAFCREYETAISKAGGIDLQLLGIGHDGHIGFNEPSSSLGSRTRIKTLTEKTVAANRRFFASTKEVPQHVITMGVGTIMEARTCLLLAFGEGKAEAVAAAVEGPVTAMCPASALQFHPQTILIADEPAAGLLKRADYYRRVYAHKPAFQQFGKI
- a CDS encoding DUF4838 domain-containing protein, whose protein sequence is MKELMKIGIFIKTPCLRYFHFAHMVFAVLFCIPFLAFAAAPGGDGTRVTVASDGQTAFKIVVSPTATDEVKKHAADLGDMLGKITGAKFVTDVGDGREGIAVGKAADFPKAPVDGRFNPLDPLRRDEYIIKTHAKGVWLVGISDIAVGHAVWDFLYRLGYRQYFAGSNWEIIPAKRNLDAAMDVFSTPSYVVRDIHYQFGTFPENYELYKKWCVRNRIKSGFVLRNAHMYNVIVAQNKLAFAVHPEYYALWKGVRNSPKLCISNPELRKFVVDFVLRYFKERPNEESCSLEPTDGDGWCECEECAKLGAISNRTTLLANECAAAVRAEYGTSKYIGMLSYFRHSVPPTFSVDPQVIVSACTRMSANIPVDERISGWQKQGAKVGIYDYYSVTDWHRDLPSIPGGSCLDSIAENLPRYYREGARFFQAESGDNWAPCGLGYYLASRYLWDVSEAGHAKELRYEFLNLCFKAASKPLGEFYRLLDGGDGTTKRYLQLDDFVGRMYQLLDEGRKLEADPGVQARIDDLIQYTHYVELFQAYAALQRTKAPRQKEFEELIKYIYRIRGTCMVHGWALTQSMPMYEKDVTLPPEAATLKPIGQNPWRGAASLSSEEITQILENGIKANSVLPFKAAYYSKDLVPAAKVLHLPTVSPGKCFIYGCQNWFTWLDPNEQRFKVSAPGAPGTGFKIKLSLYALNNPIGYGRSVVEKEFDFPKASASASKKVESNEINVEFVSPYAGLHRLAFSWLPQVLRQAEATGVPWTIDASANFVTSSDMYFYVPRGTKIVAGCAIGAQGRADQGVIKDPMGNVVFQFNRLKEEIVKNGRANFQVPVPPHTDGSLWKMEGILQQRNLLNVPPYYARSAEELLLPMEVVERDAKGETK